A genomic region of Deltaproteobacteria bacterium contains the following coding sequences:
- a CDS encoding MFS transporter, with the protein METADPPRDAVNQQDGTRDNPRPTHPANSMPRRPFFYGYVIVAMCFLNLVVVGGLMAGFSVFNVALLEAFRWSRATTATIASVNGVVYSAMAPVAGWAFDRLGPRIVMPLGLGLVGIGLVLASGGESLWQFYLCYGLLAGFGIGCIDFVGTTAVLAHWFHRRRATAIGLAAMGLGVGIVIVPGVQILITGYGWRGAMMLLGVAILVAHVPLNALLQRRRPEDIGQLPDGGFIEAQARDAAAATRSARDAGHRDWTLKQTLSSLPFWSIAVGHLAVGTGISLVYTHAVAHLIHAGLDKLAAASAFGLVGVARIPGTAIWGFASDRIGRERALGLATLMGMAGVGLLMVLGADTPGWWSVAFALLYGLGHSASNPVYASTIADIFWGRNVAMIVGLLEVTFGLGAALGTWFGGFAYDLTGSYRYAWVLELLCLVVIYASICAALAWRRRSRPDPA; encoded by the coding sequence GTGGAAACGGCGGACCCGCCACGAGACGCGGTGAACCAGCAGGACGGCACACGGGACAACCCCCGGCCGACCCATCCGGCAAACTCCATGCCGCGCCGCCCCTTCTTCTACGGCTACGTCATCGTCGCCATGTGCTTCCTCAACCTGGTGGTGGTGGGCGGCCTCATGGCCGGGTTCAGCGTGTTCAACGTCGCGTTGCTGGAGGCATTCCGGTGGTCGCGCGCCACCACCGCCACCATCGCCTCGGTGAACGGCGTCGTCTACAGCGCCATGGCGCCGGTGGCGGGTTGGGCCTTCGACCGGCTCGGACCGCGTATCGTCATGCCCCTGGGCCTGGGCCTCGTCGGCATCGGGCTCGTGCTGGCGTCCGGCGGTGAATCGCTGTGGCAGTTCTACCTCTGCTACGGCCTGCTGGCGGGGTTCGGCATCGGCTGCATCGACTTCGTCGGCACCACCGCCGTGCTGGCCCACTGGTTCCACAGGCGCCGGGCCACCGCCATCGGCCTCGCAGCCATGGGGCTTGGCGTGGGCATCGTGATCGTGCCCGGCGTGCAGATTCTCATCACCGGCTACGGCTGGCGCGGCGCCATGATGCTGCTGGGGGTGGCCATCCTGGTAGCCCACGTGCCGCTCAACGCGCTGCTGCAGCGGCGCCGGCCGGAGGACATCGGTCAGCTTCCGGACGGCGGCTTCATCGAAGCGCAGGCGCGCGACGCGGCGGCCGCCACGCGGTCGGCACGGGACGCGGGCCATCGGGACTGGACGCTGAAGCAGACGCTGTCCTCCTTGCCCTTCTGGTCCATCGCCGTGGGCCACCTTGCGGTCGGCACGGGAATTTCGCTGGTGTATACGCACGCGGTCGCCCATCTGATCCATGCCGGGCTGGACAAGCTCGCCGCGGCCTCGGCGTTCGGCCTGGTGGGGGTGGCGCGGATTCCCGGTACCGCCATCTGGGGCTTTGCCTCGGACCGCATCGGCCGCGAGCGCGCCCTGGGCCTTGCCACGCTCATGGGCATGGCCGGCGTCGGCCTTCTCATGGTCCTCGGCGCCGATACCCCCGGTTGGTGGTCCGTGGCATTCGCTCTCCTCTACGGGCTGGGCCACAGCGCCAGCAACCCGGTCTACGCCTCCACCATCGCCGACATCTTCTGGGGCCGGAACGTGGCCATGATCGTCGGACTCCTGGAGGTCACCTTCGGCTTGGGGGCGGCCCTCGGCACCTGGTTCGGCGGGTTCGCCTACGACCTGACGGGCTCCTATCGGTACGCGTGGGTCCTTGAGCTGCTGTGCCTGGTGGTCATCTACGCCAGCATCTGCGCCGCGCTGGCCTGGAGGCGGCGGTCTCGGCCCGATCCGGCGTGA
- a CDS encoding MFS transporter yields the protein MLRRPFFYGYVIVALCFFNLVLAGGFMASFGVFNIALLEAFQWSRATTAGIASVNGIAVIALAPLVGWTYDRLGPRVVMPLGGLLIGTGLMLAGGSTALWQFYLWYGLLAGLGLICLDFVGTTTLLSHWFRRNRATAIGFAAVGLGVGIVIVPGVQFLVTRYGWRAAMVLLGAVLLASQVPLNALLQRRRPEDIGQLPDGAWVEANTRDAVTRGTPPASGPPAAVQTRHDWTPATAVCSFPFWSMAVGHLAAGIAVSLMHTHTVAHMVHVGLDKLAAATVFGVAGLVRIPGTPFWGFVSDRLGRDRAYVIATVMALAGIGLLMFPDPEAPAWWFVGFAVLYGVGHSAANPTFGATLTDIFWGRHVATIIGLLEIFYGIGIAIGPWFGGLAFDVTGSYRYAWMLALLSYTLMYVSIQVSMMWKRRTRHETR from the coding sequence ATGCTTCGACGCCCCTTCTTCTACGGTTACGTCATCGTCGCCCTCTGCTTCTTCAACCTGGTGCTGGCGGGGGGCTTCATGGCGTCGTTCGGCGTGTTCAACATCGCGCTGCTGGAGGCGTTCCAGTGGTCTCGCGCCACCACCGCGGGCATTGCGTCGGTAAACGGCATCGCGGTCATCGCCCTGGCACCGCTGGTGGGATGGACCTACGACCGGTTGGGGCCGCGCGTCGTCATGCCCCTCGGCGGGCTGCTGATCGGCACCGGGCTCATGCTGGCGGGAGGGAGCACGGCGCTGTGGCAGTTCTACCTCTGGTACGGGCTCCTGGCGGGTCTCGGCCTCATCTGCCTCGACTTCGTCGGCACCACCACCTTGCTGTCCCACTGGTTCCGCCGGAACCGGGCCACCGCCATCGGCTTCGCCGCCGTGGGCCTGGGCGTCGGCATCGTGATCGTGCCGGGCGTGCAGTTCCTCGTCACCCGCTATGGCTGGCGCGCCGCGATGGTGCTGCTGGGGGCCGTCTTGCTGGCGTCTCAGGTGCCGCTGAACGCGTTGCTCCAGCGGCGCCGGCCCGAGGACATCGGGCAGCTCCCGGACGGCGCATGGGTCGAAGCCAACACTCGGGACGCGGTCACTCGGGGGACCCCGCCGGCATCCGGGCCCCCCGCCGCGGTGCAGACCCGCCACGACTGGACGCCGGCCACGGCGGTGTGCTCGTTTCCCTTCTGGTCCATGGCCGTGGGCCATCTGGCGGCCGGCATCGCCGTGTCGCTCATGCATACCCACACCGTGGCCCACATGGTCCACGTGGGCCTCGACAAGCTCGCCGCCGCCACGGTCTTCGGCGTGGCGGGGCTGGTGCGGATTCCCGGAACGCCCTTCTGGGGCTTTGTCTCGGACCGTCTGGGGCGTGATCGTGCCTATGTCATCGCTACCGTCATGGCCCTCGCCGGCATCGGACTGCTCATGTTCCCGGACCCCGAGGCCCCCGCGTGGTGGTTCGTGGGCTTCGCCGTCCTCTACGGCGTCGGTCACAGCGCCGCCAACCCCACCTTCGGCGCCACCCTCACCGATATTTTCTGGGGACGGCACGTCGCCACCATCATCGGCCTCCTGGAGATCTTTTACGGCATCGGGATCGCGATCGGACCCTGGTTCGGCGGACTCGCCTTCGATGTCACGGGCTCGTACCGTTACGCCTGGATGCTGGCGCTGCTGTCGTATACGCTGATGTACGTGAGCATCCAGGTGAGCATGATGTGGAAACGGCGGACCCGCCACGAGACGCGGTGA
- a CDS encoding MFS transporter — MARRPFFYGYVIVALCLFNMVLLRGILASFSVFNIALLETFRWSRAATGTIASVNGIFYSFSSPLVGWAYDRVGPRVLMPVGGALIGAGLLVSGVSTTLWHFYIGFGLLVGLGIGCIGFVSNTALLSHWFRRRRGAAIGVATMGLGFGILVVPVVQAVITGYGWRVAMVLLGVVVLATVVPLNALFQRRRPEDIGQLPDGDSMGAVDQPPTPGESAAEEVVREVVPERDWTLMDAFGSFPFWAIAVGHLGLGTGLALMYTHAVAHLVHVGLAKQLAANAFSLVGVARIPSTAIWGFISDRLGRDRAYRLGTVFTLGGIGVLMALSADAPAWWFVAFAILYGVGHSSGNPTFGSTIADIFGGKNVGTIFGWLEITFGIGVALGSWFGGYAFDVNGSYQYAWVLGLISFTVAYLSIQVCIVWKRRSRHETR; from the coding sequence ATGGCCCGCCGCCCCTTCTTCTACGGCTACGTCATCGTCGCCCTGTGCCTGTTCAACATGGTGCTGTTGCGGGGCATCCTGGCCTCCTTCAGCGTCTTCAACATCGCACTGCTGGAAACGTTCCGGTGGTCGCGGGCCGCCACCGGCACCATCGCCTCGGTGAACGGCATTTTCTACAGCTTCTCCTCACCGCTGGTGGGTTGGGCCTACGACCGGGTGGGGCCGCGCGTCCTCATGCCTGTCGGCGGCGCCCTCATCGGCGCCGGGTTGCTGGTGTCGGGCGTAAGCACAACCCTCTGGCACTTCTACATCGGCTTCGGCCTGCTCGTGGGGCTCGGCATCGGCTGCATCGGCTTCGTCAGCAACACGGCCCTGCTGTCCCACTGGTTTCGGCGCCGGCGGGGCGCGGCCATCGGCGTCGCCACCATGGGGCTGGGCTTCGGCATCCTGGTGGTACCCGTGGTGCAGGCGGTGATCACCGGCTACGGCTGGCGCGTCGCCATGGTGTTGTTGGGAGTGGTGGTGCTGGCAACGGTCGTGCCTCTTAACGCCCTGTTCCAGAGACGCCGGCCCGAGGACATCGGCCAGCTTCCGGACGGCGACTCGATGGGAGCCGTGGACCAACCCCCGACGCCAGGGGAGAGCGCTGCCGAAGAGGTTGTGCGGGAGGTCGTGCCGGAGCGGGACTGGACGCTGATGGACGCGTTCGGCTCGTTTCCGTTCTGGGCCATCGCCGTGGGCCACCTGGGGCTCGGCACCGGGCTTGCGCTCATGTACACCCACGCGGTGGCGCACCTGGTTCACGTCGGACTGGCGAAGCAACTGGCCGCCAACGCCTTCAGCCTGGTGGGAGTGGCGCGAATTCCGAGCACGGCCATTTGGGGGTTCATCTCGGACCGCCTCGGGCGCGACCGCGCCTACCGCCTCGGCACCGTTTTCACCCTCGGCGGGATCGGGGTCCTCATGGCCCTGAGCGCCGACGCCCCGGCATGGTGGTTCGTGGCCTTCGCGATCCTCTACGGCGTCGGGCACAGCTCCGGCAACCCGACCTTCGGCTCCACCATCGCGGACATCTTCGGCGGAAAGAACGTCGGGACCATCTTCGGGTGGCTCGAGATCACCTTCGGCATCGGCGTGGCCCTGGGATCGTGGTTCGGCGGCTATGCGTTCGACGTGAACGGGTCCTACCAGTACGCCTGGGTCCTGGGACTGATATCCTTCACGGTGGCCTATCTGAGCATCCAGGTGTGCATCGTGTGGAAGCGGCGGTCCCGCCACGAGACGCGGTGA
- a CDS encoding UbiD family decarboxylase → MAKPAKKTGPAAEQIHDLRTALEWLKAEGDLIETDKEVDPDLEITAIQKNLDGGCPILFNNVKDKPHHRAVTNLFGDMGVINKMFGWETHTDRTRKLADAIKNQIPPLEVSSEEAPVHEEIIKDPKEVNEYMLPIRHTEYEPELTVGSGNRLISGEHFDGGTDLGYNRMNFRWGNVATFQISPGSHMWQVVSKYYKADKPVPITMCFGVPPSCTLLAGAGFDYVVLPQGCDELGVAGAVQGSPVRVVKAKTVDALALADCEVVLEGYVNPRDRRYETEESEKADIQGRYHFHPEWAGYMGKAYKAPTFHVTAVTTRAREGKPIIFPLGVHTLDDHNIDTTVREACMYLLCERMQPGIIQDVNIPYCMTDWGGAIIQVKKRNRIEEGWQRNFMSAILSTSQGSRLVVAASEDTDIYDMDDIMWCLTTRVNPRTDILNPIPGGRGQTFMPAERMTAGDQQWTASNTVFEGGMGIDATVPFGYESDFLRPVYAVDKVDLKNFFSDKDIANAKSRMQGWVHSLARTGR, encoded by the coding sequence ATGGCGAAACCAGCGAAGAAAACGGGGCCCGCGGCCGAGCAGATCCACGATCTGAGGACCGCGCTCGAGTGGCTCAAGGCCGAGGGCGACCTGATCGAGACGGACAAGGAGGTCGATCCCGACCTTGAAATCACCGCCATTCAGAAGAACCTCGACGGCGGCTGTCCGATCCTGTTCAACAACGTCAAGGACAAGCCGCATCACCGAGCGGTGACGAACCTGTTCGGCGACATGGGCGTCATCAACAAGATGTTCGGGTGGGAGACCCACACCGACCGCACACGCAAGCTCGCGGATGCCATCAAGAACCAGATCCCGCCGTTGGAGGTGAGCTCGGAGGAGGCACCGGTCCACGAGGAGATCATCAAGGATCCCAAGGAAGTCAACGAGTACATGCTGCCCATTCGCCACACCGAGTACGAGCCTGAGCTCACGGTGGGCTCGGGCAACCGGCTCATCTCCGGCGAGCACTTCGACGGCGGCACCGACCTCGGCTACAACCGCATGAACTTCCGCTGGGGCAACGTCGCCACCTTCCAGATCTCGCCCGGATCGCACATGTGGCAGGTGGTGTCCAAGTACTACAAGGCCGACAAGCCGGTGCCCATCACCATGTGCTTCGGCGTTCCGCCCTCATGCACGCTGCTGGCCGGGGCCGGCTTCGACTATGTCGTGCTGCCCCAGGGCTGCGACGAGCTGGGCGTGGCCGGTGCCGTGCAGGGCTCGCCGGTCCGGGTGGTGAAGGCCAAGACCGTGGACGCGCTGGCGCTGGCCGACTGCGAGGTGGTGCTGGAGGGTTACGTAAACCCGCGCGACCGGCGCTACGAGACCGAAGAGTCCGAGAAGGCCGACATCCAGGGCCGCTACCACTTCCATCCGGAGTGGGCCGGCTACATGGGCAAGGCCTACAAGGCGCCCACCTTCCACGTGACCGCGGTGACCACGCGCGCACGCGAGGGCAAGCCCATCATCTTCCCGCTGGGCGTGCACACCCTGGACGACCACAACATCGACACCACCGTGCGCGAGGCGTGCATGTACCTCCTGTGCGAGCGCATGCAGCCCGGCATCATCCAGGACGTCAACATCCCCTACTGCATGACCGACTGGGGCGGCGCCATCATTCAGGTGAAGAAGCGCAACCGCATCGAGGAGGGCTGGCAGCGGAACTTCATGTCCGCCATCCTGTCCACCTCCCAGGGCTCCCGCCTGGTGGTCGCGGCCAGCGAGGACACCGACATCTACGACATGGACGACATCATGTGGTGCCTCACCACCCGGGTGAACCCCAGGACCGACATCCTGAACCCGATCCCCGGCGGACGCGGCCAGACCTTCATGCCGGCCGAGCGCATGACCGCCGGCGACCAGCAGTGGACCGCGTCCAACACCGTGTTCGAGGGCGGCATGGGCATCGACGCCACCGTGCCCTTCGGCTATGAGAGCGACTTCCTGCGCCCGGTTTACGCGGTGGATAAGGTGGACCTCAAGAACTTCTTCAGCGACAAGGACATCGCCAACGCGAAGTCCCGGATGCAGGGCTGGGTGCACTCCCTGGCCCGCACCGGCCGGTAA